The nucleotide sequence TTGATATAAAGCAAGACGCTGCTCGACCTCATTCAAACGCTCTGCGTCATACTCTAAATCATCGAGCACATTTTTCACCTGATATGCCGCATCCTGCAATGCATAGAAGCTGGAAGTGACCGCTTCTGAAGCTTCTTTGAAATTCGAATCAAGCGCTACAATATCTTCCAGTGCATTCATCGCATTACCGATGAAATCCAGTCCTGTTCCATCATCGGAAATCGCTGAATATGCAATGTTCGCACGTTCAAATATTTTATGGAAATTCATTAAACGGAGACGCTCTTCATCTAATGCCTCTTCTTCATCAATTTTTAAACCGGCCTGTTCCAGCTCCTGAATTTGGAATTGATATAAATCAATGCGCTGTGCCATCCGCTGCTCGTCCATACTTAGCTCGGCCACTTCTCTTTTTAACTGGCGGTATGCTTCATACGCTTCATCGTACTTCGCTTTCACCGGCTGAAGCTTATTATGTGCATAATGATCCAGTAAATTGATATGGAATTTTTCATCCATAAGCTCCTGATTTTCATGTTGCCCATGAATATCGATTAAACTGCCGCCAATATCCCGTAAAACAGATAATGGAACAAGTTTGCCGTTCACTCTGCAAACACTTTTTCCTGAATCATGCAAATCACGTCGTAAAATAATCGTATCTTCTTCTGATTCAATCCCATGTTCTTCGAGTTTCGCAAAAATCGGATGCTGACTATTATTCACATGAAATAATCCGCCAAGCTCCGCCTTTTTTTCTCCGTGGCGGATAAACTCGGTTGAGCCGCGTCCGCCAGCCAATATATTAACCGCATCAATAATAATTGATTTTCCGGCACCTGTCTCACCTGTCAAAACAGTTAGACCACCGAAAAAACTAACGGTTAAATCATCAATTATAGCAAAATTTCGAATGCTTAATTCTCTTAACAAACCATTCCACCTCGGTTTACAGCATATCTAATAAGCGATTTTTTATTTCTTCACGTTCGTCCTCTGTGCGACACATGATTAAAATCGTATCGTCCCCACAAATCGTACCTAAAATTTCCGACCAGTCCAGATGGTCCAATAATGATCCGATTGCATTTGCATTCCCTGGCAACGTTTTCATTACTAAAAAGTGTGACGCTCCATCAATCGAAACGAAAGCATCTGCCAACGAACGATGCAATTTTTGGATTGGGTTGAAACGTTGGTCTGCTGGTAAACTATATTTATAACGTCCGTCCTGTAACGGTACTTTAACTAAATGCAATTCTTTAATATCTCGTGAAACCGTTGCTTGAGTGACGTTGTATCCGGCATTTTTCAGCTGATCGACTAAATCGTCCTGTGTCTCGATTTCGTTATTTGTAATAATATCACGGATGCGTATATGGCGCTGTCCTTTGTTCACAAAAGTCACCTCATTAAAATGTATAGGAATATATGTATATTTACACTACCATTTGCATAAAGGAAAAACAAGAAAAAACCGTACATATGTTCAAAAATCCGTTTTTTTCGACTGTTTTCTACATGAAAATAAAAAGTAAAATCTGCAAATTTCGCATAAATTTTGTCCTGTTTCCATAGAACACTCCTTTACAAAGTCCGTTGATTTCCATTGCGGGCGGACGCTTTCCAGGGGCCCGGCTCGAGCCTGTAGTCTCTCCCACGGGCTATTCCCCTAGGAGTCGCCGCCCTCCATTCCAATCAACTCCCGTTTTCAGCAAAAATGTATGCCTCTTTTAATATGTCCATAAATAAACAAAAGCACAAAACAAATCCATAAGAATCTGTTTTGTGCTTTCCTTTATTTCAGCTGCATATGCGCTTCTTTTACGACTTGTTCGAAATTTGTGAAGGCTTCTACCTCTTCACCGTCATGCGGATTATATAGATGGAATAAAAATTCAATATTCCCTTCCCCGCCTGTAATCGGTGAAAATGAAGCATCCTTTACAACAAATCCGATTTCCGTTGCCATTTTGGCTGTTTCTTCTAAAACGTCTAAATGGACTTTCGGTTCACGAACAATCCCTTTTTTCCCTACGTTTTCACGACCTGCTTCAAATTGCGGCTTTACAAGTGCCATAACATCGCCACCTGGCATTAAAACCGTTTTTAATACAGGCAGGATCAATGATAGCGATATGAATGAAACATCGATTGTAGCGAAGCTTGGTAAGCCTTCTACTAAATCTTCCGGCTTTGTGTAACGGAAATTTGTTTTTTCCATAACCGTTACACGCTCATCTGAACGGATTTTCCATGCAAGCTGGTTCGATCCAACATCCAGTGCATAGCAATGACGCGCACCGTTTTGCAGTGCACAATCCGTGAATCCGCCTGTTGATGAACCGATATCAAGCATTAGCTTACCTTCTACAGATAGATCAAAAATTTCAAGTGCCTTTTCCAGCTTTAATCCGCCTCGTGACACATATTTTAACTGTGAACCTTTTACTTGCAGCGGTGCATCGATTTCGATTTTTTCCCCTGCTTTATCAATGCGGATTTCGTTTGAGAACACGAGACCAGCCATAATCGAGCGCTTTGCCTTTTCCCGCGTCTCACATAAACCGCGTTCAACAAGCATTACATCTACTCGTTCTTTTTTTTGCTTTGTCATTCTTTATTTAACCCTATCCGACTGTTTATTCGGTACAAGCTGTGTAATACGTTTTACCGCTTCTTCAGCTGTCACGTTTATTTCTTCTAATAATAAATCAACTTCACCATGCTCGATAAATTCATCCGGAATCCCGATACGTTCAATTTGAACATTGCGGTATTTCTTATCAAATGCAAATTCCAGCACTGCACTACCAAATCCGCCTTGCAGCAATGATTCTTCAATTGTTAAAATCGGCAAGTTTTCCTGCATAATTTCATGCAGCATCGCTTCATCCATCGGTTTAATGAAACGCGCATTAACAACACGCACATCAATACCTTGGTATGCTAACTGTTCCGCTGCCTTCAATGCCATTGGAATCGTTGTACCGAATGTCAGAATTACTGCATCCGAGCCTTCACGCAACACTTCCCATGAACCGATCGGCAATGCTTTCATTTCCGCATCCATCTCAACACCTAAGCCATTGCCGCGAGGGTAACGAAGTGCGATTGGACCATCATTATAATCAATTGCTGTTTTCACCATATGTTGACCTTCATTTTCATCTTTAGGCATCATCAGGACGATATTCGGGATATGACGTAAAAACGAAATATCAAATACGCCTTGATGTGTTTCGCCGTCCGCGCCTACAAGGCCTGCACGGTCGATACCGATGAAAACATTTAAATTCGGGCGTGCAATATCATGCAGCACCTGGTCATACGCACGCTGTAAAAATGTCGAATAAATTGATAAAAACGGTTTCATATGTTGTGTTGCAAGACCAGCCGCCATTGTTGTTGCATGCTGTTCGGCAATCCCTACATCAAAGAAGCGATTCGGGAAGTCTTTTTGAATGCCTTCAAGTTTTGAACCGACAGGCATTGCCGGTGTAATCGTTACAATCCGGTTATCTTCCTTCATGCATTTACGAACCGATTCCGCGACCAAGCTGCTCCACGCCGGACCTTTTGTTGAAGACTTTACGAAAGCACCTGTTTCCATTTTATATGGACCCGTACCATGCCAAGTACCGATTGTATCGTCTTCGGCAGGTTTGTAGCCTTTACCTTTTTTCGTCAATACATGAACAAGTACAGGACCTTGCACTTTTTTCGCATATTCCAATGTTTTTTCCAGTGCCTCAAAATCATGCCCGTCAATCGGACCTAAATATTTGAATCCTAATTCCTCAAAGAATACACCTGATACAACTAAATACTTTAGGCTGTCTTTCACACGTTCAGCAGTAGCGGCCAGCTTGTCGCCAACCATTGGAATTTTGTGTATTAATGATTCCAAATCTTCTTTTGCACGTGAATATTCCTTTGCCGTACGCAGACGCCCTAAAACGTCATGCAATGCCCCAACGTTCGGTGCAATCGACATTTCGTTATCATTTAAAATAACGATCATATTCTTTTTTTCATGACCAATATGGTTCAATGCTTCCAGTGCCATACCGCCTGTCAGTGCACCATCACCGATAATCGGAACAACAAAGTTTTTGTCCCCTTTAATATCTCTCGCTGCAGCCATACCCATCGCTGCAGATAAAGATGTGGAACTATGACCTGTTTCCCACATATCGTGTTCACTTTCGACAAGCTTCGGGAAACCGCATAGTCCTTTATATTGACGCAATGTGTCAAATTGACTTGCCCGGCCTGTTAAAATTTTGTGGACATATGCTTGATGCCCGACATCCCATAAAAATTTATCCTTTGGACTGTTAAAAGCTTTATGCAGTGCAATCGTCAGCTCAACGACACCTAAATTCGGGCCAATATGACCACCCGTAATTGAACATTTTTCGATCAGGAAAGCGCGAATTTCTCCAGCCAGCGCTTCTAGTTGCTTTTTATTCAAGTCTTTCAAAAAGGATGGACTAGAAATTTTAGTTAAATCCATCTCATCCACACACCTTTTCATCAGTTTATTCACCGTTGTGATTTTTCTATTATATCAATGTACAACACAAGACAAAAGTTTAACACATTTTAGTTACTACGTCTCACAATATACTGTGCAAATTGTCGAAGCAATGTCGTATCAGTGTCGATTTTTTGCAATGCTTCAATCGCCAGCTCATAATGCTCATCCAGCTTTTGCTTTGCACCATCTAATGTAAGTAAAGCAGGGTATGTACTTTTTTCGCTTGCAACGTCTTTTCCTGCTGTTTTCCCTAGCTGTTCCGAAGTTCCCTCAATATCTAAAATATCATCTTGAATTTGGAAGGCTAAACCGATATGGTGCGCATATTCCACTAATGCTACACGGTCAGAACTACTCGCATTTGCCAGCACGGCACCCGCTTCAATACTAAAACGAAGTAATGCGCCTGTTTTATTAACATGAACCGTTTCAAGCTCCTGTAAATTTAATAGACGTTTTTCTCCGTCCATATCAAGCACTTGTCCGCCGACCATTCCTTCAGCACCTGCCGCAATACTTAACAGGTTAACGAGCTCAATGCGTTTTTCTGCAGAAAGATTATTTAGACGTGCGATAATACCAAATGCCAATGTGTTTAAAGCGTCACCAGCCAAAGTTGCCAATGCTTCCCCGTATACGACATGGTTCGTTGGCTTGCCTCGGCGCAATTCATCATCATCCATACTTGGCAGGTCATCATGGATTAACGAATACGTATGGATCATTTCAACAGCAGAGCCTACTGAATAACTTGCCTCAAGAGACTGATTATACATTTCGCAAACCGCCACAACAAATAACGGACGAATTCGTTTGCCTCCTGCTTTTAATGAATACAGCATCGATTCTTTCAAATGTGCCGGTGCTTGTATTGATTCAACAAGTTCATACATTGTCGTTTCCAACTGCGGTATATTATGATCAATAAACTGCTTTAACGTGTTTTCCATCTGTTAGTCTTCTCCATTTCCTTGTTGGAAAGCTTTCTTTTCACCATCTTCTCCAACGATTGAAATTAATTGCTGTTCTGCGTTTTGCAGTGTATCATGACAAAGTTTTGATAGTTCCATTCCTTTTTTGTAAAGGTCAATGGCTTCTTCCAGTGGAACATCTCCTTGTTCAAGCTTACGTACAACTTCTTCTAATTCTGTCATTGCTGTCGCAAATGTCGGTTTTGTCACTTTGCTTCCCCTTCCTTTTGCACATGCTTTTTCTCAATTTTTGCTTCGGCATATCCATCTTGAAACGTCACTTGAATTACGTCGCCTTTTTCCAGCTCGTGAACTGATTTTACTACGTTTTCCTCTTTATATGCCACGCTGAAGCCTTTACTCATTAATGCGAGCGGATTTAACGCCTCCAGCATACGCAGCTGATTTGTAAAAGCGACTTTATTTTGTGCAAGCTGTTGCTGCATTCGATTCGTTAAAGTTTGCGTACGGTGTGTAAGCTGCTGTTTGGCTGCAGTTAACTGATGCACCGGTGAATACAGCTTCATCTTGCTGTCTATTGTCTGCAGCTTTGATTTTTCATTCATCATATAAAGCTTCGTTGCATTTTGCAGTGATAAATCCACCTGAATTAGCCTTTCAATAAAAGGACGATATAATCGCTCAGGTGTTGCAAGCGGATAGGAATTTTGCAGTTTCGTTAAGCGATTGCGTTCAAAATTGAGCTTTGATGTCATCATTTGATGAAGAATCGACTGATGATGAAGTATTTGCTGATACAGCTGCTGCTGATTCGGGACAGCCAGTTCTGCCGCCGCAGTTGGTGTCGGTGCACGTAAATCCGCGACAAAATCGGCAATCGTCGTATCGGTTTCATGTCCGACAGCACTAATAACCGGAATACGGCTTTCAAAAATCGCCCGTGCGACGATCTCTTCATTGAATGCCCATAAATCTTCAATCGATCCGCCACCACGACCAACAATAAGTACATCACAAAATCCATGGCGGTTCGCTAAATAAATATTTTCCGTAATATTTGGCGCCGCGCCTGCTCCCTGAACAAGCGTCGGATAAATTAAAATTTCAGCCTGAGGGTAGCGTCGGTTTATCGTTGTACAAATATCGCGGATGGCTGCACCAGTCGTCGCTGTTAATACACCGATCGTTTTCGGAAATTGCGGAATCGGCTGCTTAAAATTCGGGTTGAATAATCCTTCTTTTTGAAGACGTTCCTTTAACTGGTTAAATGCGACGAACAGTCCGCCAATCCCGTCCGGCTCCATCGTCTGGGCATAAAGCTGATACGCGCCGCTTGCTTCATAGACATTCACGTCGCCTCGAATAAAAACTTTCATCCCTTCTTCAGGCTTAAAAGAAAGTTTCGAAGCCTGTGAACGGAACATCGTCGCGTTAATACGCGAACTGTCATCTTTCAGCGTGAAATAAATATGACCTGAACTATGTACTTTTACATTTGAAAGCTCTCCCGTTACGTACACATCACGTAAATGCGGATCGGCATCAAATTTTCGTTTAATATATTTAGTTAATGCTTTTACGGATAAATAAGAATTCGATGTCATAAACGTATTGCTCCTTTACGGTAGTTCTTTTTCGTATATGTGTTTTTTGATGCGAACGGCGGAATTGCCGGTTCACTATTAAATAAAGAGGAAAAATAAGCGTAATATTTATCCTTAAGTATCCCTTATTGTACCCTATAAGCTAAAAAACACGATTTTGATCTACATCAAAATCGTGATTTTTGAAGTTAGATTAATTCTCTTGACGTTCTAACTCTTTTTCAGCTGCTTGTACTGTGTTTTCCAGTAACATTGTAATCGTCATTGGACCCACACCGCCTGGAACGGGTGTAATATGTGAAGCGATTCCTTGAACATCGTCAAAGTCGACGTCACCGCATAAACGGTTGTCTTGGTTGCGGTTAATCCCTACATCAATAACAACTGCACCTTCTTTAATATGCTCACTTGTAATAAAGTTTGCACGACCGACAGCAGCGATTAAAATATCGGCCTGTTTCGTAAACGATGGTAAATCCGGTGTTTTAGAATGTGTATACGTTACTGTAGCGTCTTTTTGCAACAATAGTTGTCCCATCGGTTTACCGACGATATGGCTGCGTCCTACGATGACTGCATGCTTTCCTGCAACATCTATTCCCGCATGTTCGAGCATTTTCATAACCCCATAAGGAGTACATGGCAAGTATGTATCCTGTCCAAGCATCATTTTCCCTACACTAATCGGTGAGAATCCATCCACGTCTTTCTCCGGAGAGATCGTTTGGATTACTTTGTCCTCGTTGATATGTTTCGGTAATGGAAGCTGAACGAGAATACCGTGAATTGAAGCACGTTCGTTTAATTCACGAATTTTTTCAAGTAAAGCCTGTTCTGAAATATCTTCAGGTAGTTTGACAAGTTCCGAGTACATTCCAATTTGCTCACAAGACTTTTGCTTGTTTGCTACATATGTTTTGGATGCGGGATTATCTCCTACTAAAATGACCGCTAAACCGGGTGTGATCCCTTTTTCTTTTAGCGCTTGTACACGAGTAGCTACCCCTGTTCGAATTTCTTGACCGATTTCTTTACCATTAATAATTACACTTGACATGTTGTTGCTCCTTCCAGTGATTACGACAATCGGAAAGGCTGCCTGCTGCTTGTATTTTTAATAAATAGTGACGCTTGCTATGACAACCTACCAGTTAAATCTTGATATATTAATCTTTATAGAATTGAATACATTTGTTGATTTATTGCTCAGTAAATTTCGAAAGTACACCATTGACGAACTTGCTTGATTTATCGTCACCGAATGTTTTAGAAAGCTCGATTGCTTCGTTCATAATAACTTTGTTTGGCGTTTCTTCAGCGTATAATAATTCATATACAGCTAAACGCAAAATTGTTCTTTCAATTTTTGGCAGACGGTTAATCGTCCATTTTTCTAGGTTTTTTTCTAGCGCTGCATCAATTGCTTCGAGATTTTCAGTTGTCCCACGAACTAATTGCTCCAAAAAGGCATTCGATTTTTGTTCTTCTTCAAGAACATGGCCGATCGCCTCTTCTATAGTTAATTCTGTGCTGTCTAACTGAAACAAAGCTTGTAACGCTTTTTGACGCGCCTCTGTTCGTTTCATAAATAATAGCTCTCCTTCATAAGTAGCATTACTTGTTATCATAGCATATTTTGCAAGGCATCGCACAGTTTGACAGAAAATTTTTGGCTGTTAAAAGAGATTTTTGTATTCTTCCTTAAAATGGTGAAATTTGCGATAAAAAAACGACATGTTTGAGATAAATCAACATGTCGTCTTTATTATTTTCGTTAATAAAATACCTGGTTTTTATATTAGGTAGTTGATTTCCATTGCGGGTCGGACGCTTTCCGCAGGCGTGAGGCCAACAGGATGTTGGTCACAAAAGCGTTGCCACAGGATGTGGCGTTCTTAGCTTTTGTTCCTAGTCTCAGGCGTCACGCTATTCCTGCTGGAGTCGCCTCCCCTCCATTCCAATCAACTCGTTATAAAAATAACTGAAGGCCTCTTATATTATAAGGTGATATTAATTATTTTGTAGCGGGATCATCAGCGTGCCTGTTTCGCGCTTTTCGTTTCCTGATTCCGGGAACTCAAACAGGTAAGTAATTTGTTCAGCTGTTTCTTTTAGTACGTAGAACTGGAAATGCTCCATATTTTCCAGGAAATAACGGATATCCTGCATCGCCATCAGCTCTCCGACTTCTTCATAGTGTGACAATGCTTGTTTAAAATAAGCGTTAATCAACGTTAAATCTTCTTCATTTGCTATACGAATATAATCTTTGCTCATATCTTTTTAACTCCTCAACTAGATAATGACCTATTATAGCATAGTTCCAATAGAGAATAGGAAGCTGCTGTCAATCGGCTTGTAGGTTACTTATTTTCTAGTATATTTTATCACTTAAAAGCCTGTGCAGCTTTAACAGCTTTATGCCATCCTGTGAATAATGATTCGCGCTGCTCTTCATCCATTGCCGGTTCGAATTGGCGATTAAGTTGCCAATGCTTTTGCACTTCGTCGAGATTCTCCCAGAAGCCTACAGCCAATCCGGCTAAATAAGCTGCACCAAGTGCTGTTGTTTCATTAATTGATGGACGTTCAACGGGCACGTTTAAAATATCCGACTGGAATTGCATTAAGAAGTCGTTCATGACAGCACCACCATCAACGCGTAATTTTCTCAAGTCGATGCCTGAATCCGATTCCATCGCTGACAACACATCACGAGTTTGATAAGCAAGTGACTCCAATGTCGCACGGATAAAGTGTTCTTTCGATGTACCACGTGTCAGACCGAATACCGCACCGCGCACATCACTATCCCAATACGGTGTTCCCAGTCCGACAAATGCCGGTACTACATACACACCATCCGTATCTTTTACACGTGCTGCGTACGCTTCACTTTCAGCAGATTTCCGGAACATACGAAGCCCGTCACGAAGCCACTGAATCGCCGAACCTGCTACAAAGATACTTCCCTCAAGCGCATATGTCACTTTTCCGTCATAACCCCACGCGATAGTTGTAAGTAGGCCGTGCTCCGATTTTACCGCTTCCTCACCTGTATTCATCAGCATGAAACAACCGGTACCGTAAGTATTTTTTACCATTCCTTGTTCATAGCAAGCTTGACCGAATAATGCTGCCTGCTGGTCTCCGGCGATACCCGCAATCGGTACACGATGACCAAAGAAGTGATTACCCGCAATTTCCCCGTAAATTTCAGAGGACGGTTTCACTTCCGGAAGCATTGATGCAGGAACCCCTAAAATGTTCAGCAATTCCTCGTCCCATTTTAATTCGTAAATATTATACATTAATGTTCGTGAAGCATTCGAGTAGTCCGTTACATGAACAGCTCCTTCTGTCAGTTTCCAAATAATCCATGTATCAATCGTTCCGAATAATAGATCGCCAGCTTCCGCCTTTTCGCGTGTGCCTTTGACATTGTCCAGTATCCATTTTACTTTCGTGCCGGAAAAATAAGCATCAATTAGCAAACCGGTTTTATTACGGAACAGCTCATTATGCCCCGCTTCTTTTAAAGAATCGCAAATATCCGCAGTTTGACGTGATTGCCAAACGATTGCATTATATACCGGTTCACCCGTATTTTTATCCCAGACAACCGTCGTCTCACGCTGGTTCGTAATCCCGATTCCTTCAATTTGTGAAGCTTGGATATTATTTTCCGATAATACTTTGGCGATTACCGATAAAATTGAACTCCAGATTTCCTTTGCATTATGCTCAACCCAACCCGATTTCGGGAAATATTGTTTAAATTCCTGCTGTGCTGTATGAACGATATCCCCTTTTTTATTGAATAAAATGGCACGTGAACTCGTCGTACCCTGATCTAACGCCATAATATACTTTTCCATTATACTATCTCCTTTTTAGCGGATTTGGATTGTGTAATAAATGCAATGACACAAATGACAACGAATAACGTTGTAAACAACCAAAATGCCACTGAATTTTCATTTAAAAAGAATTGTTTGTAAAACAGTGCGCCTGTTACCCCACCTATAATCGGCCCGACAATTGGCACAAAGGCATAAGACCAGTCCGAATCACGCTTACCTGGGATCGGTAAGAAGAAATGCGCGATACGGGGTCCTAAATCACGGGCAGGATTGATTGCATAACCTGTTGGTCCGCCTAAGCTCATACCAATTGCAATAACGATAATACCGACAAGCAACGGATTAATCCCATCAGCCAATGAATTACCGCCTAATGCTAAAATCCCTAATAACAATATAAAAGTCCCTATCATTTCTGTTACCATGTTTGCCAAAGGATGACGAATGGCAGGAATTGTAGCAAAAACAGCTAACTTCGCATCTTGATCTTTCGTTTGTGACCAGTGTGGCAAATAGGCAATATATACGATAATTGCTCCTATAATTGCTCCTAATATTTGTGCAATAATATACATCGGAACATCCGCCCATGGGAAGTCACCAATTGTTGCAAATGCTATTGTCAATGCAGGATTTAAGTGGGCACCACTTATTCCGCCTACAGTATATGCCGCGATTGCCACGGCAAAACCCCAGGCGATTGTAATTACGACCCAGCCGCTATTTTCCGCTTTGGAAAATTTCAGCAAGGAACCAGCAACAACCCCGCCACCTAAAATAATTAATATCATCGTTCCTACTAATTCTGCTAAAA is from Solibacillus isronensis and encodes:
- the glpK gene encoding glycerol kinase GlpK, with protein sequence MEKYIMALDQGTTSSRAILFNKKGDIVHTAQQEFKQYFPKSGWVEHNAKEIWSSILSVIAKVLSENNIQASQIEGIGITNQRETTVVWDKNTGEPVYNAIVWQSRQTADICDSLKEAGHNELFRNKTGLLIDAYFSGTKVKWILDNVKGTREKAEAGDLLFGTIDTWIIWKLTEGAVHVTDYSNASRTLMYNIYELKWDEELLNILGVPASMLPEVKPSSEIYGEIAGNHFFGHRVPIAGIAGDQQAALFGQACYEQGMVKNTYGTGCFMLMNTGEEAVKSEHGLLTTIAWGYDGKVTYALEGSIFVAGSAIQWLRDGLRMFRKSAESEAYAARVKDTDGVYVVPAFVGLGTPYWDSDVRGAVFGLTRGTSKEHFIRATLESLAYQTRDVLSAMESDSGIDLRKLRVDGGAVMNDFLMQFQSDILNVPVERPSINETTALGAAYLAGLAVGFWENLDEVQKHWQLNRQFEPAMDEEQRESLFTGWHKAVKAAQAFK
- the folD gene encoding bifunctional methylenetetrahydrofolate dehydrogenase/methenyltetrahydrofolate cyclohydrolase FolD, with translation MSSVIINGKEIGQEIRTGVATRVQALKEKGITPGLAVILVGDNPASKTYVANKQKSCEQIGMYSELVKLPEDISEQALLEKIRELNERASIHGILVQLPLPKHINEDKVIQTISPEKDVDGFSPISVGKMMLGQDTYLPCTPYGVMKMLEHAGIDVAGKHAVIVGRSHIVGKPMGQLLLQKDATVTYTHSKTPDLPSFTKQADILIAAVGRANFITSEHIKEGAVVIDVGINRNQDNRLCGDVDFDDVQGIASHITPVPGGVGPMTITMLLENTVQAAEKELERQEN
- a CDS encoding aminopeptidase, giving the protein MSKDYIRIANEEDLTLINAYFKQALSHYEEVGELMAMQDIRYFLENMEHFQFYVLKETAEQITYLFEFPESGNEKRETGTLMIPLQNN
- the dxs gene encoding 1-deoxy-D-xylulose-5-phosphate synthase; amino-acid sequence: MDLTKISSPSFLKDLNKKQLEALAGEIRAFLIEKCSITGGHIGPNLGVVELTIALHKAFNSPKDKFLWDVGHQAYVHKILTGRASQFDTLRQYKGLCGFPKLVESEHDMWETGHSSTSLSAAMGMAAARDIKGDKNFVVPIIGDGALTGGMALEALNHIGHEKKNMIVILNDNEMSIAPNVGALHDVLGRLRTAKEYSRAKEDLESLIHKIPMVGDKLAATAERVKDSLKYLVVSGVFFEELGFKYLGPIDGHDFEALEKTLEYAKKVQGPVLVHVLTKKGKGYKPAEDDTIGTWHGTGPYKMETGAFVKSSTKGPAWSSLVAESVRKCMKEDNRIVTITPAMPVGSKLEGIQKDFPNRFFDVGIAEQHATTMAAGLATQHMKPFLSIYSTFLQRAYDQVLHDIARPNLNVFIGIDRAGLVGADGETHQGVFDISFLRHIPNIVLMMPKDENEGQHMVKTAIDYNDGPIALRYPRGNGLGVEMDAEMKALPIGSWEVLREGSDAVILTFGTTIPMALKAAEQLAYQGIDVRVVNARFIKPMDEAMLHEIMQENLPILTIEESLLQGGFGSAVLEFAFDKKYRNVQIERIGIPDEFIEHGEVDLLLEEINVTAEEAVKRITQLVPNKQSDRVK
- the xseB gene encoding exodeoxyribonuclease VII small subunit, with amino-acid sequence MTKPTFATAMTELEEVVRKLEQGDVPLEEAIDLYKKGMELSKLCHDTLQNAEQQLISIVGEDGEKKAFQQGNGED
- the nusB gene encoding transcription antitermination factor NusB is translated as MKRTEARQKALQALFQLDSTELTIEEAIGHVLEEEQKSNAFLEQLVRGTTENLEAIDAALEKNLEKWTINRLPKIERTILRLAVYELLYAEETPNKVIMNEAIELSKTFGDDKSSKFVNGVLSKFTEQ
- the ahrC gene encoding transcriptional regulator AhrC/ArgR: MNKGQRHIRIRDIITNNEIETQDDLVDQLKNAGYNVTQATVSRDIKELHLVKVPLQDGRYKYSLPADQRFNPIQKLHRSLADAFVSIDGASHFLVMKTLPGNANAIGSLLDHLDWSEILGTICGDDTILIMCRTEDEREEIKNRLLDML
- a CDS encoding polyprenyl synthetase family protein, which encodes MENTLKQFIDHNIPQLETTMYELVESIQAPAHLKESMLYSLKAGGKRIRPLFVVAVCEMYNQSLEASYSVGSAVEMIHTYSLIHDDLPSMDDDELRRGKPTNHVVYGEALATLAGDALNTLAFGIIARLNNLSAEKRIELVNLLSIAAGAEGMVGGQVLDMDGEKRLLNLQELETVHVNKTGALLRFSIEAGAVLANASSSDRVALVEYAHHIGLAFQIQDDILDIEGTSEQLGKTAGKDVASEKSTYPALLTLDGAKQKLDEHYELAIEALQKIDTDTTLLRQFAQYIVRRSN
- the xseA gene encoding exodeoxyribonuclease VII large subunit, producing the protein MTSNSYLSVKALTKYIKRKFDADPHLRDVYVTGELSNVKVHSSGHIYFTLKDDSSRINATMFRSQASKLSFKPEEGMKVFIRGDVNVYEASGAYQLYAQTMEPDGIGGLFVAFNQLKERLQKEGLFNPNFKQPIPQFPKTIGVLTATTGAAIRDICTTINRRYPQAEILIYPTLVQGAGAAPNITENIYLANRHGFCDVLIVGRGGGSIEDLWAFNEEIVARAIFESRIPVISAVGHETDTTIADFVADLRAPTPTAAAELAVPNQQQLYQQILHHQSILHQMMTSKLNFERNRLTKLQNSYPLATPERLYRPFIERLIQVDLSLQNATKLYMMNEKSKLQTIDSKMKLYSPVHQLTAAKQQLTHRTQTLTNRMQQQLAQNKVAFTNQLRMLEALNPLALMSKGFSVAYKEENVVKSVHELEKGDVIQVTFQDGYAEAKIEKKHVQKEGEAK
- the recN gene encoding DNA repair protein RecN translates to MLRELSIRNFAIIDDLTVSFFGGLTVLTGETGAGKSIIIDAVNILAGGRGSTEFIRHGEKKAELGGLFHVNNSQHPIFAKLEEHGIESEEDTIILRRDLHDSGKSVCRVNGKLVPLSVLRDIGGSLIDIHGQHENQELMDEKFHINLLDHYAHNKLQPVKAKYDEAYEAYRQLKREVAELSMDEQRMAQRIDLYQFQIQELEQAGLKIDEEEALDEERLRLMNFHKIFERANIAYSAISDDGTGLDFIGNAMNALEDIVALDSNFKEASEAVTSSFYALQDAAYQVKNVLDDLEYDAERLNEVEQRLALYQTMKRKYGTTVEEILTYHEKIEEELSQLINRDETLQKNEQLLAKMEADLNKIAEELTAIRKENAIKLSDAIMNELRMLHMEKAQFIVKFEPLNQLDANGKDFVAFYISTNVGEPPKSLPKVASGGELSRMMLALKTIFSSSNGITSIIFDEVDTGVSGRVAQAIAEKIAAISVNSQVLCISHLPQVAAMADHHYYIKKQVEHNRTFTSITEMEEKERIVEISRMMSGAEITDLTLQHASELIHMANERKEMMN
- a CDS encoding TlyA family RNA methyltransferase; translation: MTKQKKERVDVMLVERGLCETREKAKRSIMAGLVFSNEIRIDKAGEKIEIDAPLQVKGSQLKYVSRGGLKLEKALEIFDLSVEGKLMLDIGSSTGGFTDCALQNGARHCYALDVGSNQLAWKIRSDERVTVMEKTNFRYTKPEDLVEGLPSFATIDVSFISLSLILPVLKTVLMPGGDVMALVKPQFEAGRENVGKKGIVREPKVHLDVLEETAKMATEIGFVVKDASFSPITGGEGNIEFLFHLYNPHDGEEVEAFTNFEQVVKEAHMQLK